In Hypanus sabinus isolate sHypSab1 chromosome 30, sHypSab1.hap1, whole genome shotgun sequence, one DNA window encodes the following:
- the LOC132383545 gene encoding TMF-regulated nuclear protein 1-like, giving the protein MVKLRDKVAAKAAARMSPDANVVKPEKDGEGPEGEAVSRAVTPSSSVEFAEARRRLLELERRQRRVRELEVSLQQLHDMLVRAEQEAVEHGELVNRIRLRAQQGEVGLVARSQSIKSRLKCRGHRTPFLIAAALRLRGCVPWASK; this is encoded by the coding sequence ATGGTGAAGCTCCGGGATAAGGTGGCAGCGAAAGCAGCCGCACGGATGAGCCCAGACGCGAATGTTGTGAAGCCGGAGAAGGATGGCGAGGGTCCGGAGGGCGAAGCGGTGTCCCGGGCTGTGACTCCGAGCAGCAGCGTGGAGTTCGCAGAAGCCCGGCGGAGACTGCTGGAGTTGGAGCGCCGGCAGCGCCGGGTCCGGGAGCTGGAGGTCAGCCTGCAGCAGCTGCACGATATGTTGGTGCGGGCCGAGCAGGAGGCGGTGGAGCACGGGGAACTGGTTAATCGGATCCGACTTAGAGCTCAGCAGGGAGAGGTTGGACTCGTCGCCCGCAGCCAGAGCATCAAATCCCGCCTGAAATGTAGGGGACACCGGACGCCCTTCCTGATCGCCGCCGCCTTACGGCTCCGCGGCTGTGTCCCCTGGGCCAGTAAATGA